Genomic DNA from Oscillatoria salina IIICB1:
TATACAGCGATCGCCACGAGCATTTTTTTGGTGGCAGCTTTAGTAGCTTGGTGGTACGCTTGGCAAGATCCAGCATTTATGTCGTTGATAGTACCATCCAATTTAATTTACCAGGTACGCGATCGCGGTGAGTTATGGATGGGTTCGATTGTGGGGATTGAACCTTTAGCCAGTACAAATATTATGATTAATAATCTTTCGGTATCTTTTGGTGCTGTTGGTGGTGGAATTACTGCTGGTATTTATACTGTTTATATTATGGCACTGAATGGATTGTTAATTGGTGCTGTGGGAACTTTAGTCGGACAAAATAATTTAGCTTATCCTTTCTGGGCTTTTGTCTTTCCTCACGGTGCTTTAGAATTACCTGCAATCTTTTTAGCTGGTGGTGGTGGTTTGCTAATTGGGAGAGCAATTTTATTCCCCGGAAAATATCGCCGCATTGATGCTTTAAAATATTATGGATCTCGAGCGGCACAATTGTTATTTGGTGTCGTTGTTTTGTTAGCGATCGCAGGTGTTATTGAAGGTTTCTTTTCTCCTTCTCCAGTTATTCCCGATCCTATTAAATATCTTGTTGGAATTGGTTTATTTATTCTGTTAGTTTTGTATTGCGCTCGAAAAAAGATTTAGTATGGGACTGGGGACTGGTGATTGGGGACTGGTGATTGGGGACTGGGTTCAGTGAACAGTTATCAGTTATCAGTTATCAGTTTATACTCCTTGTCTCCCTAATCCCCAATCCCTAATCCCTAATCCCCAATCCCTAATCCCTAATCCCTAATCCCTAATCCCTAATCCCTAATCCCTAATCCCTAATCCCTAATCCCTAATCCCTAATCCCTAACCACCAATTATGACTAAAAACATAGACAAAATTACTCTACCACCACCTTTTCCCGACCATACTCAATTACCAGAGTCGGATGGTACTTTTGTGAAAAATTTCCAGGAGCATCCCCAAAGTATTATTTTAACTGATTCCCTCGGATCGGTTTTGGAAAATTTACATCCCGATGGACAATATGCGATCGGACAAGATTGTGGCATTTATTGGCGCGAAACTGAGCCTCCAGAGCGAGGTGCAGAGGCTCCTGACTGGTTCTACGTTCCTAACGTTCCACCCTTGTTAGAGGGGCAAATTCGGCGTTCATACGTGATTTGGCGGGAGCATATTGCGCCGCTAATTGCGTTAGAATTTGCTAGTGGGGATGGTTCGGAGGAGCGCGATCGCACTCCGGTTTCTCGTGTCACTGAGCAGGGAGAAAGAACGAAACCTGGTAAGTTTTGGGTTTATGAACAAATTCTTCGTATTCCTTATTACGGAATCTACGAAATTAGAAGCGGTAATCTCGAAGTTTACACTCTAGTTAGTGGATTTTATCAACGCATAGAACCAAACGCAAGAGGACATTATCCTATTCCACCTTTGGGTGTAGAATTGGGTTTATGGCGAGGGAATTATCAAAACCAAAATCAACGTTGGTTGCGTTGGTGGGATGCACAAGGTAATCTGTTGCTAACTGGTTCTGAACAGGCTACATTGGAACGAGAACGTGCTAATCGTTTAGAACAGACGCAAAGAGAAGCAATTCCGAAGTTATTAGCGATGGGGTTGAGTGTGGAACAAGTTGCAGAAGCTCTTAATTTGAGTGTGGAAGATGTGAGAAGTGAGAGTTAGTTTCCTTGGCTTAATTTAGTTTCTGGGAATAAATTATTCCTAGCTAAATCTAAGCCAAAACCTTCTCGATGTAGTAATAAGTTATAGTAAATTACTGCTTTAATACTCTGAATAAATGGCAGCAAAATTATTATATTTATCCCAAAAATTACTAAATAAAATATTTCTAAAGCCATTGAATAATAAACTTGATAATTGTTGAAGTTGCTGGCGAATACGGACAATATTCCGATAACTATTAAGGAAATAAAATATAAACTAAGTTCCAAGGGAGTAATTACTAAACTGGCAATTATCAGGATTCCTTGGAATTTGAAAAAATAACCTTTTGTCAATCGGAAACTACGAAAAATAGTTGTAACAGGATTAATTTTGGCTTCAATTGCTAATGGTAGAGTAGCAATAAATAAGCGACAGTATAACCACCAAGTTGCCCCAAAATATAATGATAAAAGAAAAAAGATAAAGACAAAAATAAAAAGCAAGGCTAAGAAAATATTATTGGTAACAAAGGTTTCACCTAAAAGAATCTCTATGCTACTTCTCAATGCTGGGGTAATAAAAATTATCCAAATTACAATGGAAGCTAAAATAAAAGAAATTACTAAGGTGAAAAATAGGGCGCTGAGAATTAAGATATTTGTTAATAAAAAGCCCCAAGTGCGAGGTTTGAGATAACGACGGGCTGATTTGGGAGTTTCTGGGTTGCCAATTAATTCGTTAAATGTTAAACGAGAAATTAAAGCAGAAATTGATAAAAATTTTGCCCAGCCGTAGAGGGGAACTAGCAACCATAAAAAGGCAAATAAAGCTAGCCGGAGATACAATTTGAAATGTTGACGATAAAGGTTGATACTAACATTAATAATGTTGCCAAGAGAAAGAGGTTGCATGAGTTTAGAGAAAAAATTTGGCGTAACTGTCTAATCGCTGTTTAACTCAGACTAAAATATTAAGTTAGAGTAAGTTACGGGCTTTGAGTTGCAAATAGCGATCGACGAGTTGTTCGCTAATTTGTGAAGCAGGTGCATCTAAGACGAGGACTCCTTTTTGCTTTAATTTAGCAAAGGCTACTTGACGTTGGGCGAGTAAGTCGAGGGCGATCGCGCGACGATATGCGGTTATACTTTCTCCAGAATTGGCTGGTTTTGCTGAAGTGAGATTCTCCTCAGCCTCTGTTTTTGTGGTAGTTTTGGGATTATGAGCAATTTTATCGACTAAAGGATCGCGTAGGGTGACGCAAAATGGTAAGTAGCGGGGAGTGAGACGCATCAGCGCGGAAAGTAGTTCTGTAGAAGCGGTAACATCGATAATATCGGTGATTAAGACGACTAATGCGCGACGGGTTTGCTGAGTTACGAGTCGGGTGACAGCACCAAAATAATCGGGTTCGAGTAATACTGGTTGAATGGGTGTGAGATAATCGATTAGTTGAGAAAGTTGATGTTGACCGCGTTCTGGGGGTATCCATGTGGTAACATGACGATCGAAAACGCCGACTCCGACGCGATCGCCGCGACTTAATCCGGCTAAGGCTAAGGATAAGGTAGCATTTAAACCCCAGTCGAAGCGCTTTAATCCTTCGACTCTGGCGGTCATTAATCTGCCGCGATCGAGTAAAATAAGCAAGGTTTGTTCTTTTTCTGGTTCTAAAACTCGGACTAAGGGACGACTACGACGGGCTGTAGCTTTCCAATCAATCAAGCGTGTATCGTCACCAATTCCATATTCTCGTAATTCGGTGAATTCTGTACCTTGTCCTAAACGTCGGGCTTGTCGCATTGTACCAGTATTTTCTAACGCCAGACGAATAGATAGCGATCGCAAACCGATCAAGTCTGGATAAACTGCTACTTTCTCCTTGGCTGTTACTTGCCAATCATGCCAAGCTAAACCTAGTTTACCTCGTTGTCGCACTTGGATGTCACCCCAGTCAAACTCTCCCCGCAAATCTGGGTGAATTGTATAAGTTAATTCTTGAGTCGTGTTTGCTGGTAAAGTAGCCGTCAGAGTGGATTGAGAAACGGAAAATTGTACCGGATAATAGTCACGGATGAGAATACGCGCAGGGCGATCGCGAGATACTATTGAT
This window encodes:
- a CDS encoding stage II sporulation protein M, yielding MNIQRWVARRESNWKRLDALLLQVEKKGLKSLLAPEIRELASLYRSVSADLARARTHQVGHILCQDLQKLTSRAYNQIYQGSRRQEWEAVKEFCAWGFPALVQRTFVYTAIATSIFLVAALVAWWYAWQDPAFMSLIVPSNLIYQVRDRGELWMGSIVGIEPLASTNIMINNLSVSFGAVGGGITAGIYTVYIMALNGLLIGAVGTLVGQNNLAYPFWAFVFPHGALELPAIFLAGGGGLLIGRAILFPGKYRRIDALKYYGSRAAQLLFGVVVLLAIAGVIEGFFSPSPVIPDPIKYLVGIGLFILLVLYCARKKI
- a CDS encoding DUF58 domain-containing protein → MIPASRFYLLLLLGIPVAAILAIIFNVAIALLTILVCDLFLLVVAFWDGWRVKKHKIEIKRQPFGRLSIGRDNPVVLSIVSRDRPARILIRDYYPVQFSVSQSTLTATLPANTTQELTYTIHPDLRGEFDWGDIQVRQRGKLGLAWHDWQVTAKEKVAVYPDLIGLRSLSIRLALENTGTMRQARRLGQGTEFTELREYGIGDDTRLIDWKATARRSRPLVRVLEPEKEQTLLILLDRGRLMTARVEGLKRFDWGLNATLSLALAGLSRGDRVGVGVFDRHVTTWIPPERGQHQLSQLIDYLTPIQPVLLEPDYFGAVTRLVTQQTRRALVVLITDIIDVTASTELLSALMRLTPRYLPFCVTLRDPLVDKIAHNPKTTTKTEAEENLTSAKPANSGESITAYRRAIALDLLAQRQVAFAKLKQKGVLVLDAPASQISEQLVDRYLQLKARNLL
- a CDS encoding Uma2 family endonuclease produces the protein MTKNIDKITLPPPFPDHTQLPESDGTFVKNFQEHPQSIILTDSLGSVLENLHPDGQYAIGQDCGIYWRETEPPERGAEAPDWFYVPNVPPLLEGQIRRSYVIWREHIAPLIALEFASGDGSEERDRTPVSRVTEQGERTKPGKFWVYEQILRIPYYGIYEIRSGNLEVYTLVSGFYQRIEPNARGHYPIPPLGVELGLWRGNYQNQNQRWLRWWDAQGNLLLTGSEQATLERERANRLEQTQREAIPKLLAMGLSVEQVAEALNLSVEDVRSES